A region of the Flintibacter sp. KGMB00164 genome:
CAGATGGTGCGGAAGGCCACGTCGGTGACTCCGGCCATGGGGGCCAGAGCCAGGGGTGTTTCAATGTTGATTCCAGCAATGGATACCATGTGTCCTCCTATGGTCAAGGGCCGGAAAACCTTCCCGGCCCGAACTGTTCACGCCATTGTATCACACCCTGTATTGGTTGACAAGGGCGGCGGAAATCATTAAAATTGGGAAAAACCCTGTACATATAAGGAGAGAGAAACCATGGAGCTTGCCCTGCGTGCCGCCGCTCTGGGCGGCGTGAGCGTTTACCGTCCCATCCTCAAAACCCCTCTGATGACCGTGCTGAGCCAGCTTTTGCAGGCCTGCCGGGGCGGAGCGGGACAGGAGGCTCTGGACCGATACACCGAAGTGTTCTATCAGCTGCGTCAGGAGGGATTTTCCGGCCTGGGTGATTGGCTGTGGGATCAGCTGCGCTACACCGACAACCCCTACGGGACTCTGGTAGACTTGGGCGGAGAAGACCCGGTGCTGGAGGGGGCTGCCCGCCGGGATGTGCAGGCCCTGATGGACCTGGTCAGCACCCCCTGTACGGCCTATCTGGAGGCCATGACTGCCGCCCTGCCCCAGGAGTATGCCTCCGTGGTAGAGAGACTGCCCCAGTGGGAGGCCAAGGTCCCCTTTGATTTTGAGTCCCTTACCGCCTTCTACCGGGAGAATGGCTGCGGCCTGTACGCCCGGTACCGGGCCTTTCTGTGGGAGGAGGGACATCTGGTTCCGGTGCCCGATCCTGACTGTCCCCACCCCATCGAGCTGCTGGGCTATGAGCAGCAGCGCCAGCAGGTGCTGGACAACACCCGCCTGCTCCTCTCCGGCCGTCCGGCCAACAATGTGCTGCTTTTCGGCGACGGCGGAACCGGAAAGTCGGCTACCGTGAAGTCCATGCTCTACCGGGAGGGAATGGAGGACCTGCGTCTCATCGAGATCCAGAAGGAGAACCTGGTGGGCATGTCCCAGCTGATGCGCTCTCTGGGAGGCCGCCGGCACAAGTTCATCCTGTTTATTGACGACCTGGCCTTTGACCAGGACGATAAGACCTACTCCTCCATGAAGACCATCCTGGAGGGCGGCCTGGAGAAGCGCCCGGCCAACGTGGCCATCTACGCTACCTCCAACCGCCGTCATCTGGTGCGCCAGAACTTCTCCGACCGGGGCACCGACGAGGTGGATGCCTTCGAGACCATTGCGGAGAAGACCGCCCTGGCCGAGCGCTTTGGCCTGCGCATCCCCTACCTCACCATGAACAAAAAGGAGTATCTCAATCTGGTGGACCATCTGGCCGGACTGGAGGGGCTGGAGATGGACCGGGAGGTGCTTCATGCCAAGGCCATGGAGTGGGAGATTCGCCATGCCGGACGCACACCCCGGGTGGCCCGGCAGTTTATTGCATCCCTGCGTACACCCTGAGGGGGACCTCTTGTCCCCGGTCAGCATATGTGGTATGATATGGAATAAGAATGTATCCGCTTGCACAAGCATTCTGCTTTGGGAGGTGGGTTTATGATCACCGCGTACCATAAGGAATACAGCGACTGCCTGGGCCGGGATATGGAATTCAAGGTCTATGGGTCCGGCGGTAAGCCTGTGCTGGTCATCCCCGGCGAGAAGGGCCGCTTCTTCCAATGGGAGGAGACCGGGATGGTGGAGGCGCTGAAGTCGGAGCTGGAGCGGCACCGCCTGCAGCTGTTTGTGGCCGACACCATCGACGCGGAGACGGTGTGCAACCAGTGGGGCGACCCCTACCACCGGGTGCGCATGCACGAGGGTTGGTACCACTATGTGGTGGATGAACTGGTCCCCCGCATCGGTGAACTGAACGCCACCGGGCAGGATCTGCTGGTGGTGGGCTGCTCCATGGGTGCCTACCACGCGGCCAACTTCTTTTTGCGCCGCCCCGACCTATTTGACGGGCTGATCGCCCTGTCAGGCGTGTACGACACCTATGGGATGTATCAAGGCTATATGGATGAGGTGGCCTATGCCAACGACCCCTGTGTCAGCCTGTCCGGCATGGCTTTGGACCACCCCTATATCGATATGTTCAACCGCCGGCGCATGGTGTTCTGCTGCGGGCAGGGAGCGGGAGAGGAAGCCTCCCTGGCAGCTACCCGCCGTCTGGAGCAGGTATTCCTGCGCAAAGGTATTCGGGCCAGAATGGACTACTGGGGCTTTGATGTGGATCACAGCTGGTTCTGGTGGAACAAGCAGATGCCCTACTTTTTGCCCTATGCCCTGGGAGAAGAGCCTTGGCCGCCCAGAGCCAGAGAGGACCGGGAGGAGCCGGAGCACGCCTATTATCCCTACTATCCTTACTCCCCCTTCCCGCCCCGGGAGCGGCTGCTCTACTTTGAAGAGGACTTTGACTAAGAAAAAGATCCGTTTTCCTTCGGGAAAGCGGATCTTTTTTGATGATTCAGGCTATTTTTATGGAGTGGAGCGGGTTTTGCTTTGGCTGCTTCACATGTTTTACAGCAAGGAAGCCGTTTCCTTTTTTCGACACAGATACTGTAAATAGGCACCCAGAGTAATTCCGTCAGTAATGGTGCCGTCGGCCACCTGCTGAGCTATCTCCTCCGGTGTGACCCAGCGCAAACCGTGGATGCCCTCTCCGTTGTCGGCGGGGATGTCTACTTCTCCTACCTGGGCACAAAATACCTGTACCTTGCCGGCACTGATGCCGGTATCGGTCTGAATTTCCCCCAAAAACTCCAATTCCTCTGGGGCAATGCGGACACCCAGCTCTTCCCAAAGCTCCTTGGCTCCGTTTTCCGCCGGAGTCAGATCCTCCCCAAAGCCTCGGGGAAATTCTCCGCCGCTCTCCATACGGGGGGGATGACGGAAAATGGACAGAAGACCAAAACGGCCATTCCGGCAGGGGATCACGACCACACCATTACTCTTGTGGGGGTAGACCACCCGGGCGTAGGTATATAGCTCCCCATTTTCCCGTATGCACAGATCAGCCAGAACAAAGTAGTAGGGCGAGTTGTCGTAGACGACCCCTACCGGTTTTCCAGTAGAGGCAGAGTAGTTTCGCAGTGTCTCCTCGTCCATGCAAAGAGGAATCTGGTTGGAGGGGGCGAAGAGCTCAGGCCGCCGGGCGGCCAGCTGAAAATACTGGGTAATCGAGTCCATACCGGTCTCCTTTCGCCAAAATATACGGAAGAAATAAATCTGGATTTTCTATGCCAACATCATAATATATGCAGAAAAAAGCTGCAAGCCTTGTTTCATTTGGCTTGTAGCTTTTTGTATAAAGAAAACCACTCGCTAGGCGAGTGGTTCAAAAAAGCCTAATGGCGATGATGAAGAAAAAAGACTCCCTTTGCTATAATGGAAGTGCGGTCTGCCAACTGCACAAACACCAGTTGGATGAAGATAAGGCCGGAGAACTATTGACTATGGGAAACTTTTAAACCCGTTGACGGGCAGCAAGTAGCAGAACGCTCGCGGCTGACAGATCGTACTTGCACGACGGGACGTGCGGGCTAGTAACAAAGGTTTTCTTATTTATACTTTTTGTTCCGGATTCTGGGCGGCACTGAGGTGGGTGAGGATATTTTCCATACTGCGGTGGATATGCCGGTCCATCAGTTCCTCTGCTGCCTTGGCATCCCGACGTTCCAGAGCCTCCATGATTTGGGTGTGCTCGGCCATGGATATCTGGGCATAGGACTCACGGGTCACTTTGTGGCCCATAGACAGGCCGTTCCACAGCTGGGAGAGAGTCTGCACGATTTTCTTGTTTCCCTTGGCCGTCCAAATAGCCATGTGAAACAGTTCGTTGCAGTTTCCGTAGGCCAGGGAATCTCCGCGTTCCAAAGCATCCTTGGATTCGTCGAATGCCTGGCGTATAGCGGAGAGATCAGCCCCGTTGCGGCACACAGATGCAGCTGCATCCCTCTCCAGGATCGCCCGCAGCTCATAATGGTCCCGAATAGTTTGCTCACTCAGACCAAGAACAATAGCACCCCGGTTGGGGCGCAGTTCAATGAGCCCCTCCTGATCCAGCATTTGAAAAGCCTCGCGTACCGGAGTGACCGACACACCAAGCATCTGTGCGGCATCTTTTAGAGAGAGTTCACGGCCGGGGAGAAGCTGATGGGAGAGGATGGCTTCCCGCAAGGCGGCTGCAACCCGATCCCGGGCGGGGAGAAGTTGAATGGGGGAGAGTTGATTCATGGATATTCCACCTCAGTATAGGCCAGATAGTAGCGCTGGATCTGCCGGCACAAGGCTTCACGGTCCTGCTGACAGGCGGCTAGGATAGCCTCGTTTAAGGTCAGGATGGTTTCGCCGGGGAGGGGAGCAACGGCGGCCTCCAGCAGGCCTCTGCGTCCCACGGCGTGGAACTGTAAAATTGCAGGGTGGTTCAATCCGTGGCCCAAGGCCAGGTGAAACTGATCGTCACAGCGGTAGAGACTTTCCAAATCGCCTGCCTCCAGAGCACGGCGGCAGAGGATAAGCTGCTGTTCCAGCAGAGAATAGTTAGGACCATCCGGGTTCAGACGGACAATCTCACACTCCACCGTTGACAAAAACTCCAGTCCCTGCCGCTGCCGCTGCGGGGTGGAACCCACCACCTGGACATGCCGGTTAGGAAGGCGGCGCAGCACCCCCTCCGACTCCAGTTGGAGAAAGGCCTCGCGAACTGGGATACGGGATACCGCCAGAGCAGCGGATACCCGCTCCTGGGTCAGTTCCTCTCCGTCAGTCAGACGGCCGCAGGCAATCTCCCTGCGCAGCTGGGCAGCAATTTGATCCCGCAGGGTCTGACTGATCATGGGGGGATTCATGGCGGCACCTCTCTTTCTGGTTCTAGGGGTAACTCCCTTGCTTAATAAACTGATAACACAATATTATACCGAAAAGGACCCGGAAAGAAAAGGGGGTTCTTTCCTTTGAGATTATACCACACTCTGGAAATAAAGTGCAATGTAAGCAAAACACGGGGACGGTCCTAATGGCCGTCCCCGTGTTTTGCGGAGGGACTGATTTATTTAATGAAGCTGACGTGCTTGCAGATCTCTTCCACCGCAGCGTCTTTCTTCTGATTGAAGACAACTTTGTTCTCCTCAAACATGTTCCGGCCCTCGCTGTCGATGGATACGATGAGGGGACCAAATTCCTTTACCTTGCAGCACCAGAGAGTCTCGGGCATGCCCAGTTCATCCCAGTGGTGCTCGGCAATGCGCTCCACCTCGGTGGCAGCCACCACGGCGCAGCCGGCGGGGAAGACACAGTGGATAGCCTTGAAGTTCTTGCAGGCGTACTCGGTGTTGGGGCCCATGCCGCCCTTGCCTACAATAACCTTCACGCCGGTCTGTTCCACGAATTCCTTCTCAAACTTCTCCATGCGCATGGAAGTGGTGGGACCAACAGACACCATCTCATAGGCGTCTTCCTGGCCGGGAATGGGCCGTACAATGGGGCCAGCGTGGAAAATGGCCTTTCCCTTCAAATCCACAGGCAGCTCCCGCTTGCCCTCAATCAGGCGGCGGTGGGCCACGTCACGACAGGTCACCAGGTCGCCGTCCAGATATACGATGTCGCCGATATGGATGTCGGCCAGATCCTCCGCCGTTACCGGCGTAACCAGAACTTTCTTTCCGTCTCTCAGCTCTACCATTACAGATTCACCCCCGAATGTGTTGTTACAGTGGCGTTGAGGTCCTTATCAAAGATGACATGACCGCGGCGATGGGACCAGCAGCCCACATTTACTGCCACGCCGATGGTGGAAGGGTGGCGGGCAGTGTTTTCGATATGTACGCCCATGACGGAGAATTTACCGCTCATGCCCTGGGGACCCAGGCCGATGGAATTGATG
Encoded here:
- a CDS encoding ATP-binding protein translates to MELALRAAALGGVSVYRPILKTPLMTVLSQLLQACRGGAGQEALDRYTEVFYQLRQEGFSGLGDWLWDQLRYTDNPYGTLVDLGGEDPVLEGAARRDVQALMDLVSTPCTAYLEAMTAALPQEYASVVERLPQWEAKVPFDFESLTAFYRENGCGLYARYRAFLWEEGHLVPVPDPDCPHPIELLGYEQQRQQVLDNTRLLLSGRPANNVLLFGDGGTGKSATVKSMLYREGMEDLRLIEIQKENLVGMSQLMRSLGGRRHKFILFIDDLAFDQDDKTYSSMKTILEGGLEKRPANVAIYATSNRRHLVRQNFSDRGTDEVDAFETIAEKTALAERFGLRIPYLTMNKKEYLNLVDHLAGLEGLEMDREVLHAKAMEWEIRHAGRTPRVARQFIASLRTP
- a CDS encoding alpha/beta hydrolase-fold protein gives rise to the protein MITAYHKEYSDCLGRDMEFKVYGSGGKPVLVIPGEKGRFFQWEETGMVEALKSELERHRLQLFVADTIDAETVCNQWGDPYHRVRMHEGWYHYVVDELVPRIGELNATGQDLLVVGCSMGAYHAANFFLRRPDLFDGLIALSGVYDTYGMYQGYMDEVAYANDPCVSLSGMALDHPYIDMFNRRRMVFCCGQGAGEEASLAATRRLEQVFLRKGIRARMDYWGFDVDHSWFWWNKQMPYFLPYALGEEPWPPRAREDREEPEHAYYPYYPYSPFPPRERLLYFEEDFD
- a CDS encoding NUDIX domain-containing protein, translated to MDSITQYFQLAARRPELFAPSNQIPLCMDEETLRNYSASTGKPVGVVYDNSPYYFVLADLCIRENGELYTYARVVYPHKSNGVVVIPCRNGRFGLLSIFRHPPRMESGGEFPRGFGEDLTPAENGAKELWEELGVRIAPEELEFLGEIQTDTGISAGKVQVFCAQVGEVDIPADNGEGIHGLRWVTPEEIAQQVADGTITDGITLGAYLQYLCRKKETASLL
- a CDS encoding GntR family transcriptional regulator, producing MNQLSPIQLLPARDRVAAALREAILSHQLLPGRELSLKDAAQMLGVSVTPVREAFQMLDQEGLIELRPNRGAIVLGLSEQTIRDHYELRAILERDAAASVCRNGADLSAIRQAFDESKDALERGDSLAYGNCNELFHMAIWTAKGNKKIVQTLSQLWNGLSMGHKVTRESYAQISMAEHTQIMEALERRDAKAAEELMDRHIHRSMENILTHLSAAQNPEQKV
- a CDS encoding GntR family transcriptional regulator, whose protein sequence is MNPPMISQTLRDQIAAQLRREIACGRLTDGEELTQERVSAALAVSRIPVREAFLQLESEGVLRRLPNRHVQVVGSTPQRQRQGLEFLSTVECEIVRLNPDGPNYSLLEQQLILCRRALEAGDLESLYRCDDQFHLALGHGLNHPAILQFHAVGRRGLLEAAVAPLPGETILTLNEAILAACQQDREALCRQIQRYYLAYTEVEYP
- the ttdB gene encoding L(+)-tartrate dehydratase subunit beta, translated to MVELRDGKKVLVTPVTAEDLADIHIGDIVYLDGDLVTCRDVAHRRLIEGKRELPVDLKGKAIFHAGPIVRPIPGQEDAYEMVSVGPTTSMRMEKFEKEFVEQTGVKVIVGKGGMGPNTEYACKNFKAIHCVFPAGCAVVAATEVERIAEHHWDELGMPETLWCCKVKEFGPLIVSIDSEGRNMFEENKVVFNQKKDAAVEEICKHVSFIK